Below is a genomic region from Flavobacterium ginsengisoli.
ATCAATTGGAAAAATGGAAACTCCCAGAAAACAAAAACCAAAAACAATACAAAAGTTAAAAGTATCGAATGAATAGTTTGTTTTGTAAAAGGATACAAATCCAGCTTTTTAACCACAAAAAGCAATTTCGCCAAACTATATAAGGTAATTGAAAGAAGTGTTGCAAAAGCAGAACCAAAAATTCCTAAAATAGGGATAAAAATAACATTTAAAATTACCGTTAGAACAACCAACATTAATCCTAAATAAAGTACCATTCGGTAATATTTTGTATTGAAAATAATAGCATTATTATTTCCTAAAATCAAATCGAAATACTTCGAAAGACCAATCATAAAAACTACTGGGATTCCGCCACTATATTCTGCAGGAACTAATTCATACAGCTGATGAATATTTACAAAGATGCAAAGCATTACAAATCCGCCCACTATCTGCAAGTTAATAGACGTCTTTTTGTAAAGTCTATTTAACTCATCATGCTTGTTTTCATGCATTAATTTAGCCGTAATTGGATACACAATTTGGTGCATTGCGCGGCTCGGAACTGAAATTACTAAAGCGATATAAGTAGCAACCGAATAATATGCAATATTTTCAATTTTCATGTACTGATTCAAAATCAGTTTATCTCCATCTAAAAGCAAATTGGCAACACTTCCTGAAAGAATAATGTAAAAAGTATATTCCATTACCGCTTTTACATTCTCTGGAATACTAATTTGGAAATTCGGTTTTTTGATATAAAAGGCATAAAACATCGTAATCAAAAATGCAAAAAAATAGATTCCTGCCGTTATATAAACGAATTCAACCAGCGAAATCCAATTGAAATATAATCCGACTAAGGCAATTGTAGAAAGCAATCGCAAGCCAACTTCTTTAATAAAGTTTCCAAAAACAGAATGCATATGCACTCTCGCCCACGCGTAAAAAATCTCAAAATAAGCCATGCAGATTCCGATAAACGGAATTAGAAGCATAAATTCGCGAACTACAGGATTTTCTTTAGAAACAAAATCGGTTATATCATCATAAAAGAAGATTCCGATAAGTCCTAACGGAATACACATTAAAACAGGAAATAACGCTGTAAAAGACAAAAACTGCTCTCTTTCTTCTTCTGTTTTATATTGCGAATAAAACTTTACAAGCGTATTCTGCATTCCAATTGCAAACAAAGGCATGATTACATTTGCGGCAGATGTAATATAATTGGTTAAAGCATAATATGTTGCCCCAAGAAAAACGGGATAAAGATATAATGTATTAATGGCTCCGATACCAAAACCAATGTATGTAATTATAGTGTTTTTAAAAGACTGATTTAAGACAATACCCATTTCTTGAGTTTAGATTGTATTTGATGTTTAATGATTATCCTTTAATCAGCTGTGCCAATTGTTTGGTTAGGTTTTTCTTGAATATTGCTGTAAACCAATTCCATGCGATTGCAGACTTCCCTTCCAAAAACTGATTAAAAAAGTCCAAAATTACACTTTTTAACTTCGCTTTCTCAGAATAATCAAAAAATACTCCAGTATTGGTCTGCGTTACGATATCGGCAAAGTCAGAACCTTGAGGTCCAATTGCAACAATTGGACGGTTTGAAACCATGTATTCGAACAATTTCCCTGGAATGATACTTTTCGTATCTTCAGAATTAATTTCTATTAAAAGTAAAACTTGAGATTTTCTTTGATGCGCAACAGCTTCTTTGTGAGAAACGTAACCCACTAAATTTAAATATTCTTTCAGCTGATTTTCTTCTATCGCATCTAAAACTTCCTGACTTACCGCTCCAATTAATTTAATTTCTAAATGAGATTTAAATTCTGGAACTTCTTTCAGCAATTCAACCAAAACCTCCCATAAAAATGGCGGATTTCTATCAGACAAGAAAGATCCAATATGAGCCAAAGTAAATTTCGTGTCTAAAGTTTGTTTTTCGACTGTTTCTACATCGTAACCATTTGTAATTACCGTAATTGGCTTATTGGTAATAGCCTCAAATTCAGTTTTAGTAGTTTTACTTGTTACAATGATTTCATCTGCAGCATTAAGCACTTTATGCTCTAAACTTTTATGTTTTTTTTCAGCATAAGAAGACAAACGAAGCGCTTTATGATAGCCTATTGTTGTCCAAGGATCGCGAAAATCGGCAAACCATTTTACGTTTAATTTCTGCTGTAATTCTAGACCAATTAAGTGCAAACTATGTGGTGGTCCAGAAGTTACAATCGTATCAATATTATTGTCTTGAATGTATTTTTCTAAATAAGAAACAGATGGTTTTACCCAAAAAACACGTGCATCTGGAATAAAAAGATTTCCTCGAACCCAAAGAAATGTTTTATCCAAAAAAGTTTGTTTTTTCTTTTGCGGAAAAATACCTGAACTAATTTTCTTGGTTTTATTTTTCGAAAAAATGGAAGCCAATTGGTAAGGCTCCCAAATCTTATTTTTTAAAACAATTACTTTATCTGATATTTCATTTACTAACCCCTCATCAACAATTGGATAAGTTGGGTTTTCTGGAACATAAACTATTGGCTGCACATCAAATTCTGGCAAATATTTTACAAATTTCAGCCAACGCTGTACACCAGGCCCACCCGCAGGCGGGAAATAATAGGTAATTATTAAAAGTTTTTTTTGTTCCAATGGAAATCAGTTTTCTATTTTAAAGTGCAAATTTAGAGTTTAGAAGTTCTAGGCCTCTTTTTTCTTGCTAGAATTTTTACCCTCAAAATAAATTCCCCCAGCTAAAAGCAACAACATTCCAATTGAACTTATTAAAGTAATTGTTCCTCCAGTTTTAATAATTTGAGGCTCAAATTTAAATTCAATGGTGTGTTTTCCAGCAGGAACTTCCATTGCTCTTAGAACATAATCAACAGGGAAATGATCTGTTAGTTTACCATCTATATAAGCGTTCCAACCATTTTTATAATACATTTCAGAGAAAACAGCTAAACCGTCTCCATTATTTTCTGATTTATATTTGATATAATTTGGCTTGTAAGTAACAACTTTAATAGTTCCTGTTGTGTCAAAAGCTTTCTTTAATCTTGCATTTTGAAATTTGCTTTCATGCTCGTGAACATTGAAAACTGCTACTTTCTTAGTGTCTAGAGTATTCAACGCTTTCATTACGTCATCTGGTTTATTTACCAGTTTTACTGCACCTACAAACCAAGCATTTCCGTTAGCGTCTGGATTAACAGCAGGAATTTGGTTTCCGTCTTTATCCACTTGAATTACATACTTAACATTAAGCATATTAAGCACTTCTAAATTGTTTTTAGCAATTTGATAATCGTACAATTCGTTGCATTCTTCTCGGTCTTACAGCACTATAACCTCCAATAGTTTTATGGAAGTATGAAGATCTACCTTGCAATTGTCCTTGAAGATCAAATACGCGGTAAACAGAAGTATCTTTTAATATTTGAGCATCTGCAGGTGTTTCTTGAAAAGGCGCTGTAATTTGGACTGGGCTAACAAAATCTTTAGCAGAAACGTATTTTTTATCCACAAAAAACAAATCAAAAATCATTACAATCCCAATAACGATTAAAGTTGTAGTTTGAGAAAATCTGTTTTTAATAAACATCCATAACACTACAAATGTAACTACGATTAAGAACCCAGATCGTAATAAATCTGCATAATACATCGTCATTCTATCTTCTCTCAAAGCATCGACAAAACCTGGCCCGTAGCTTTCCAAATAAGCATTATCGTTCATTCCTGTAAAATGGAAGAAACTTTTAGCAATTAATAAAATAACAAGAATTCCTAAACCAAAAACTCCTGTTTGCAATAATGCTTTTTCTTGCAATTTTGGTTCGTCTTTAGCTTTAAAGAATGATTGTAATCCCATAACAGCTAAAACAGGGAAACATAATTCTAAAATAACTTGAATCGAAGATACTGCTCTAAATTTATCGTATAAAGGAACATATTCAATAAAGAAGTTTGTCAATAAAGAGAAGTTTTTACCCCAAGAAAGCACTAAAGTGAAAAGCGCTCCAGCAAGGAAAACATATTTGATTTTTCTTTCGTCTATAAATAGCGCTAAAACAGCCAAAAAGAAAACTACTGCTCCAATATAAGCTGGCGCAGAAACAATTGGCTGATCTCCCCAATACGTTGGCATTCCCGAAACAAAATCCTGAGCTTGAGAAGCAGGAACTCCTTGCTCAACCATAAACGCATACATACGGCTGTCTGTACCAACGTTTTCATGGCTTGAACCTCCAAAAATTCTTGGAGCAATTAAATTTAAACTTTCTGCAATACCATAACTATATTCAGTAATATAATCTGTGGTCATAGAAGCAGTGGTTTCATTTTTAGATCCATCTGGATTAAAAGTCAACTCGCTTTTATCTCTGATACTGTATTTAGCATATTCATTTGTTGCCATTAAATTACCTGCATTTGCTCCTAAAGCAAAAATTCCAGCAACTAGCAAAACGCCACAAGAAATTAAAAGTCCTTTAAAATCTTTTTCTTTGATAAAATTGTAAGCATAATAACCTGAAAGAATCAATAAGAAAATCAATAAATAATAGGTCATTTGGAAGTGATTGGCACTAATTTCTAATGCCACTGCAAACATGGTGAGCAGACCTCCCTTAATATACTTCTTCTGAAAGACGAGTATAAACCCAGCAATTACCAAAGGCATATAGGCAATAGCATGTGCTTTGGCGTTATGACCAACTCCTAAAATGATGATCATGTAAGTTGAAAAACCAAAAGCAATAGAGCCAATGAAAGCTTTCAAAGGATCTGTTTTTAAAACCAATAATAAGCCATAAAAACCAAGGAAATATAAAAATAAGTAATCTGCAGGACGCGGAAGAAAACGTAAAACGTCATCGACTTTACCAATAAAATCGTTCGGATAATTTGCTCCCAGCTGATATGTCGGCATACCTCCAAAAGCGGAGTTTGTCCAATAAGGTTCAGCATTTTCCATTGCTCTAAAGTCATTTTGCTCTTTTGCCATTCCGGTGTATTGAGCAATATCAGACTGGAATATCTGTTTTCCTTGTAGAACTGGATAAAAATAAATTAACGAAACAAAAATAAAGCCCAAGATAACAAGGGCATGCGGATAGAACTTATTTACTATTTTCAATTTTGGCTAGTTTGGGTTAAAATGAATCCTAAATTTTCAGGACACAAATCTAATCTATTTCTTCGTAATCGACATACTCTCCCACTTTTTTGGTTTCGCGCGGATTTTTAGCATTAGCAGTATTAATGATTATTTCATCATTATTATTTGTATTGCGATTGTTCTGATATGTATTGCCTTGATTATACTGCTGTTGTTGTCTTTGAAAATTTTCACTAGCATTTTCTACTGCCTTTTTAACCAATACTGGCAAAAAGATTCTAGCTAAAAATTTAAAAATGTAATAAAAAGCTATAACCCACATGATGGTCTTAAACAAACCTGAAAATGATGCTTCTTGCATAACTATATATTTTTTTCCAAAATTAATAAATCCATTTCTTAAAAATAAAATATGAATCTTAAATAAATAATAAAATATGTACATTTGAAATGCGTTATTATTTTTTAACCCAAAAAAATTTATATGTTCAAAATTAAAAACTTACTTGCCCGGTACTTTTTTTTATTCCACAACTGTTTTTTGCGCAATATACTGACGTTATTAATTCCAATCGCCCAGGAGAAACCATGTCGGCATATGCTGTTGGAAAATCTGTAATTCAGGCCGAACTTGGCGTTTATGGCATTAAAGAAAAACACGATTTATTAGGATATGATGCAAGCGGATTTGGCACAGATCTTACCATTCGTTATGGAGCTTTTCTCGAACAATTAGAATTTATTGCTGACTTACAATACCAAACAGAAAGCTTTGACACTCCGTACATTAGCTACAAAAAAAATAACTTTAGACAAACGGTTTTAGGAGCTAAATACCTTATTTATGATCCTTATAAAAATTATAAAAGAGAAGTAAACATTTACAGCTATAAAGCCAATCGTAATTTTCAATGGCGCGAGTTAATTCCAGCTGTTTCTGTTTTCGCAGGTGCTAATTTTGTTGGAGCAAATAATCCTTATTACTTTTCTCCTGATGGTGCTATTTCTCCAAAGGTTTCGTTGATTACTCAAAATTTATTGGGAGGCGGCGCTTGGGTTTTTGTAACCAATATTATTGCAGATTATATTGGAACAGACTATCCAAGTTACGGATATGTATTAACTTTGACGCACGGATTTAACGACAGATGGTCTGGTTTTGTTGAAAATCAAGGATATAAAAGCGATTTCTATAGCGATTCAATTCTTCGCGGAGGAGCTGCTTTCCTTCTTTCTTCCAACATGCAAGTTGATGCGTCGATAAGTACTAATTTTAAAAATACGCCATCTATTTTATATGGAGGTGTAGGTGTATCATGGCGTTATGACGGATGGTACAAAGAAAAACAAATTGAAAATAAAGCTGCAGACAGAGCTAAAAAGAATCCTGATAACGACAAAAAAGTTGATTATCAGGAAAAAGAAAGAAAACGTAAAGCAAAATACGAATAAAGCGTAAAATAACCCAGAGTCTTTTTATTAAAAACTCTCAATACCACCTTAATGATTACAATTAAAGAAGCCAAAAGCAAGAAAGAATTAACCGAATACATCAAATTTCCTTTTTCATTATACAAGGATAATCCGTATTGGGTGCCACCCATTATTTCAGACGAATTGGAATCTTTTGATAAAACCAAAAATCCAGCATTTGATAATGCTGAAGCTTATTTTTATTTAGCTTATAAGGACAATAAAATTGTTGGACGTATTACTGCTATTATCAATTGGGCTGAAGTTAACAATCAGCATAAGAGAAAAGTGCGTTTTGGATGGTTTGATGTAATTGATGATATTGAGGTTACAAAAGCATTGCTTGAAAAAGTTTTTGAATTAGGAAGAAAACATAATTTAGAGCATGCTGAAGGACCAATGGGCTTCTCTAATTTAGATAAAGTAGGAGTTCTGACAGAAGGGTATGATCAAATTGGGACTATGATTACATGGTACAACCACGCTTATTATGTAACACATTTAGAACAATTAGGATTTCAGATTGAAAAACAATTTATCGAAAGTATATTTCCTTTCTCAAATGTAAAACCAGAGTTTTTTCAAAAAGCTCAAGAACTAATCAAAAAACGCTACGGATTAAAATCTCTTACGTTTACCAAAACAAAAGACATTATGCCTTATGTAGACGAAATGTTTGATTTGTTCAATGAATCTTACGAAAAACTGGCTTCATTTGTAGCAATTTCAGATGTTCAAAAAGAATATTTTAAAAAGAAATACATTAGCTTTATCAATCCAGAATACATTAAATTCGTTTTAGACAAAGACGATAAGCTAGTAGCTTTTAGTATTGTAATGCCGAGTTTTGTAGAAGCGTTGCAAAAAATAAGAGGTAAATTATTTCCGTTTGGTTTTCTGCAATTACTAAAGGCTAAAAAACATAGTAAAGATGTTGTTTTTTACCTCATCGGAGTTCATCCTGAATATCAGAATAAAGGTGTAACCGCTATTATTTTTGATGAATATTACAAGACTTTTTCTGCCAAAGGAATTCAGACTTGCATTAGAACTCCAGAGTTATTAGAAAATAATGCCATCCATTTACTTTGGAAAAACTTTGACCCAATTATTCACTGTCAGAGAAAGACTTATTTGAAGAACCTTTAAATTTAGTTTTCAGTCGCAGTCTCAGTTTTCAGTTATTATGGACTTAAATAAATCTTCAATAATAGTTTGCGACGAATGTCGTAGCGAATTTTACGTAGATTCATCTGTCATGAAAAACCTATGTCCAGAATGTGCGCATTATATTTATGGATATGAAAATTGCAAACACGAATTTAACAATGATCGTTGCTCAAAATGTTACTGGAACGGAAATTCTAGCGATTATATAAATAGACTTAAGTCTACAGATAAATCATAATTTCAAAAATAAAAAAATCCATTCGCCCCCAAACGAATGGATTTTTCAATTTATAAAACACATCATTACTCTACTTTGCAATCTACTTTAACCAAAGTATTTTTAGCATCAAATTTTAGTTTTGATTTATCTTTAAAAGAAACTTTATTATTTGCTTCTACAACATCTCCGTATCCTTCAATAAAAGTTCCGTCTTTTTGTAGAAAAACAACTTCTCTTACAGAAGAAACTCCTTCTGAATTAAAAGTATAATCGGCAACTAAAGTATCACCTTTCATATTTCCTATTAAAGTTCCTTCGTTTTTATCTTTTCCAACCAAATTATAACTTAGTTTTCCGTTTACTTCCTGATGGGAATTAACATTAAAACTCATTTCTATTACGCTTCCATTAGATTTCCAAGCGTAGCATTGATCTCCAGCTGGTTCTAAAATTTCAGCTTCTTTTGGCGGACTTGGTGTAATTTGTACTGGCTCTGTTTTTGTTGTTTCTTTTTTACAAGAAGCAAAAATTGACAAGACAAGTACTGCTGTTAGTGTTAGTACTTTTTTCATAATTCCTCATTTTTATTTTGTGATTATGATATAAAGTTACCTCAAATAAAAAAAAATCCATTCGTAGAACAAATGGATTTTTTTACATAATTCCCATTTAAGAGAATCTATTTTTAGTGAAATTTACGAAACATCTACAGTTGTACGCTCAGCAATTTCTTTATAAGTTCCGTTAGTCAATTTCTCACGAATTGCCTCGAAAGCTGTTAAAGTCTCTTCGATATCTTCTAATGTGTGAGAAGCTGTAGGGATCATTCTTAATAAAATAATTCCTTTTGGAATAACTGGATAAACCACGATAGAAAGGAAAATACCATAATTTTCTCTTAAATCGTTTACCATCACCATTGCCTCAGGAATACTTCCTTCTAAGTAAACTGGTGTAATACAAGTATTTGTATCTCCAATATTAAATCCTTTTTCTTTAAGACCGTTTTGCAATGCATTTACGTTTTCCCAAAGTTTATCTTTAATTGCAGAAGATTTACGTAATAACTCTAAACGTTTCAAAGAACCAATTGTTTGAATCATTGGTAAAGCTTTAGCAAACATTTGAGAACGTAAGTTGTATTTCAAATAATCGATAACCGTTTTATCAGTTGCTACGAAAGCTCCAATATTAGCCATAGATTTTGCAAAAGTAGAGAAATAAACATCGATTTCATCTTGAACTCCTTGCTCCTCACCTGCTCCAGCACCAGTTTTACCTAATGTACCAAATCCGTGGGCATCATCTACTAAAAGTCTGAAATTGTATTTTTCCTTTAAAGCAACGATTTCTTTTAATTTTCCTTGCTGTCCACGCATTCCGAAAACACCTTCAGTAATAAATAAAATACCTCCGCCTGTTTCTTCTGCCATTTTAGTAGCACGCCGCAAGTTTTTCTCCATACTTTCCAAATCATTGTGTTTGTATGTAAAACGTTTACCCATGTGTAAACGAACACCATCAATAATACAAGCATGTGAATCTACATCATAAACAATAATATCATTTTTAGTAACCAAAGCATCAATAATAGACACCATTCCTTGGTAACCAAAATTCAATAAATAAGCAGATTCTTTCATTACGAATTCAGCCAATTCATTTTCTAATTGTTCGTGGTACGTAGTGTGTCCAGACATCATACGAGCTCCCATCGGATAAGCTGCACCAAACTGAATTGCTGCATCTGTATCTGCCTGACGAACTTCTGGATGATTAGCTAAACCTAAATAATCATTTAAACTCCAGTTTAAAATATTTTTTCCGTGAAATTGCATTCTAGGACCCAACTCTCCTTCTAACTTTGGGAAAACATAATAACCTTCTGCTTGAGAAGCCCATTTTCCTAAAGGTCCTTTATTGTCCTGAATTCTTTCGAATAAATCTTTTACCATAATATATGTAGTAATTTTTTTTACTTTATCAGCGAGCAAAAATAATCAATATTAATTTAAAATGAAGAGCCTCAATTATTTTTATTGAAAAATATTATGCTATCATAAAATAGTAAGATTTTACATATATTAAATTAATACCCAAAAAGTCTTTAGCTCTGTAATGATGTAAAAACATGATTAATATCATAATAAAGGACAAATAAGTCTTTTATTTTTGTTTAGAAATTTAACCCAAAAAAATCTAAACATATCATGAAAAGAACTAACAAAACCGGATTAAAACAAGCGTTCTTATCTGCTCGTTATTTATGCTGTTAATTTTAGCAAGTTGTAAAAAAGAAGAAGCTAAAAATTATGCAAACATTATGACTGAAGGTGAAATGGATGCTGAACTTACATCGCCCCCTCACGTTCCAAAACCAGTCGGAAACAGAACGGCGATGAAACTGAAACTAAACATGGAAATTAAGGAACAAGAAGGTACAATGACTGATGGTGTAAAATATACCTATTGGACATTTGGAGGTTCTGTTCCAGGGAGCTTTATTAGAACACGTGTTGGTGATGAAGTTGAATTTCACTTAAAAAACCATCCTGATAATAAATTACCTCATAATATAGATTTACATGCCGTAACTGGACCAGGTGGTGGAGCAACCTCATCTCTTGTAGCGCCAGGACATGAAAAAGTATTTAGTTTCAAAGTTATAAATCCTGGATTGTATGTATATCACTGTGCAACAGCTCCCGTGGGAATGCACATTGCAAATGGTATGTACGGATTGATTTTGGTTGAACCAGAAGGCGGACTTCCTCCTGTTGATAAAGAATATTATGTAATGCAGGGTGATTTTTACACTCAAGGCGAATATGGCGCAAAAGGTCTTCAGCCGTTTGATATGAACAAAGCCGTAAAAGAAACTCCTGATTATGTTGTTTTTAACGGAAAAGTAGGTTCTTTAACTAATGGAAATGAATTAACAGCAAAAGTTGGAGAAACTGTTCGTCTGTTTGTTGGAAACGGAGGACCAAATCTAGTTTCTTCTTTTCACGTGATTGGAGAAATATTTGATAATGTGCATGTTGAAGGCGGAAGCACAGTAAATAAAAATGTACAAACGACTTTGATTCCTGCTGGAGGCGCCGCAATTGTAGATTTTAAAGTAGAAACTCCAGGAACTTTTATCTTGGTTGATCACTCTATTTTTAGAGCATTTAATAAAGGTGCGTTGGGAATGTTGAAAGTGGAAGGGAAAGAAGATAAAAACATCTATTCTGGAACTATTCAGGAAGGTATTTATTTGCCTGAAGGTGGAACAATCCAAAAAATGCCAGGCGCTACAGCTACTAAAACAACAGTTCCGAAACGTACTGTTGAAGAAAAAGTGAAAATCGGAAAAGAAATCTTCGGAACAACTTGTTTTGCTTGTCATCAATCTGAAGGGCAAGGAATTCCTAGCACTTTCCCTCCTTTGGCAAAATCAGATTATTTAAATGCCGATTCTAAACGCGCTATTAAAACGATCTTACACGGTTTAACTGGAGAAGTAACTGTTAACGGTAAAAAATACAACAACGTAATGCCTGCTCAGAATTTATCTGATGATGAAATCGCAAATGTATTGACATACATTTACAACAGTTGGGGCAACAACAAAACCGAAGTTACTCCAGAAATGGTAAAAGCTTTAAGATAACAGCAAAACTTCTAGCATGAAAAAACACCTTTTCATACTTACAATTCTCTTTTTCTCTGCAGTTAGTGTCATGAAAGCTCAAGAAAAAGGAATGGTTTTCATAAAAGAGGGATCTTTTGTCCCTCTTTATGGAGCCGTTTCTAAAAATCCTGTAACGGTAAATTCTTTTTACATAGACATTTATCCTGTAACAAATAGTGAGTTTTTAGAATTTGTCAAAAAGAATCCATCGTATCAAAAATCAAAGATTAAAGGAATTTTTGCTGATAAAAGTTATCTCTCATACTGGACAAATGATTTTGATTTTGGAAATGCAAAGCCTAAATCGCCAGTAACAAGCGTTTCTTGGTTTGCCGCAAAAAAATACTGCGAATGTCAAGGAAAACGTTTGGCAACAATGGACGAATGGGAATATGTGGCAATGGCAGACACTAAAAAAATAGATGCTAGAACCAAAAAAGAATTCAACGAATACATTTTGTCCTGGTACGAGAAATCAAGAACGTATGAAAATGAAATTGGAAAAACTTTCAAAAATTACTGGGGAGTTTACGACATGCACGGTTTAGTTTGGGAATGGACATCTGATTTCAACAGTATTTTTTTATCAGGAGAATCTAGAAAAGACAAGAGCACTGACAAAAATCTTTTCTGCGGAAGCGGATCAGTTAATGCTTCCGATTTAATGGATTATGCTTAGCTTTTATGCGTTACGCATTCAGAGGAAGCTTGAAAGCGCAATATTCAACACGAAATCTTGGTTTTAGATGTGCTAGCACAACAAAACCAAAAATCTAATTTAAAATTAGTTTACAATGAAAAAAATAGCAATTGCTTTTCTTCTCTTATTCTCTTTTTACAGCTGTAAAGAATCTGATAAAAAAGAGGTTACGACAGAAACAAAAAAAGAAATCAGCGATTTATCAATTTATAATCTACCATCAAAATGGACAACACAAGATGGAAAAGACATTGAATTAAAATCGCTCAGAGGAAATGTTCTCGTAATGGTAATGATTTACACCAGCTGTAAAGCGGCCTGCCCTAGATTAGTTGCCGATATGCGCGATATTGAATCAAAACTGGAGAAAAAAACCAAACAGCATGTCAAATTGATTTTAGTCAGTATAGATCCGAAAACAGATACTCCCGAAAAATTAAAATCGTTTGCAATCGAAAATAAAATGAATCAAGATCCTTGGATTTTCCTTCGTTCATCTGAAGAAAACACGAGGGAGTTTGCGACCGTTTTAGCTGTTAATTACAAACAAATTTCTCCAATAGATTTTTCACACTCTAATATTATTAGTGTTTTTAATCCAGAAGGAGAATTGGTTTTTCAGCAAGAAGGTTTAGGAGTTAATAATGAAAAAACAATTGAAACA
It encodes:
- a CDS encoding GTP cyclohydrolase — its product is MITIKEAKSKKELTEYIKFPFSLYKDNPYWVPPIISDELESFDKTKNPAFDNAEAYFYLAYKDNKIVGRITAIINWAEVNNQHKRKVRFGWFDVIDDIEVTKALLEKVFELGRKHNLEHAEGPMGFSNLDKVGVLTEGYDQIGTMITWYNHAYYVTHLEQLGFQIEKQFIESIFPFSNVKPEFFQKAQELIKKRYGLKSLTFTKTKDIMPYVDEMFDLFNESYEKLASFVAISDVQKEYFKKKYISFINPEYIKFVLDKDDKLVAFSIVMPSFVEALQKIRGKLFPFGFLQLLKAKKHSKDVVFYLIGVHPEYQNKGVTAIIFDEYYKTFSAKGIQTCIRTPELLENNAIHLLWKNFDPIIHCQRKTYLKNL
- a CDS encoding lipopolysaccharide biosynthesis protein, translating into MGIVLNQSFKNTIITYIGFGIGAINTLYLYPVFLGATYYALTNYITSAANVIMPLFAIGMQNTLVKFYSQYKTEEEREQFLSFTALFPVLMCIPLGLIGIFFYDDITDFVSKENPVVREFMLLIPFIGICMAYFEIFYAWARVHMHSVFGNFIKEVGLRLLSTIALVGLYFNWISLVEFVYITAGIYFFAFLITMFYAFYIKKPNFQISIPENVKAVMEYTFYIILSGSVANLLLDGDKLILNQYMKIENIAYYSVATYIALVISVPSRAMHQIVYPITAKLMHENKHDELNRLYKKTSINLQIVGGFVMLCIFVNIHQLYELVPAEYSGGIPVVFMIGLSKYFDLILGNNNAIIFNTKYYRMVLYLGLMLVVLTVILNVIFIPILGIFGSAFATLLSITLYSLAKLLFVVKKLDLYPFTKQTIHSILLTFVLFLVFVFWEFPFFQLISIALKSILVTIAYVYLNYKFKISSDINNVIDSIFKKLGFKI
- a CDS encoding DUF4834 family protein, with the translated sequence MQEASFSGLFKTIMWVIAFYYIFKFLARIFLPVLVKKAVENASENFQRQQQQYNQGNTYQNNRNTNNNDEIIINTANAKNPRETKKVGEYVDYEEID
- a CDS encoding aminotransferase class I/II-fold pyridoxal phosphate-dependent enzyme, encoding MVKDLFERIQDNKGPLGKWASQAEGYYVFPKLEGELGPRMQFHGKNILNWSLNDYLGLANHPEVRQADTDAAIQFGAAYPMGARMMSGHTTYHEQLENELAEFVMKESAYLLNFGYQGMVSIIDALVTKNDIIVYDVDSHACIIDGVRLHMGKRFTYKHNDLESMEKNLRRATKMAEETGGGILFITEGVFGMRGQQGKLKEIVALKEKYNFRLLVDDAHGFGTLGKTGAGAGEEQGVQDEIDVYFSTFAKSMANIGAFVATDKTVIDYLKYNLRSQMFAKALPMIQTIGSLKRLELLRKSSAIKDKLWENVNALQNGLKEKGFNIGDTNTCITPVYLEGSIPEAMVMVNDLRENYGIFLSIVVYPVIPKGIILLRMIPTASHTLEDIEETLTAFEAIREKLTNGTYKEIAERTTVDVS
- a CDS encoding transporter, whose protein sequence is MSAYAVGKSVIQAELGVYGIKEKHDLLGYDASGFGTDLTIRYGAFLEQLEFIADLQYQTESFDTPYISYKKNNFRQTVLGAKYLIYDPYKNYKREVNIYSYKANRNFQWRELIPAVSVFAGANFVGANNPYYFSPDGAISPKVSLITQNLLGGGAWVFVTNIIADYIGTDYPSYGYVLTLTHGFNDRWSGFVENQGYKSDFYSDSILRGGAAFLLSSNMQVDASISTNFKNTPSILYGGVGVSWRYDGWYKEKQIENKAADRAKKNPDNDKKVDYQEKERKRKAKYE
- a CDS encoding SCO family protein; the protein is MKKIAIAFLLLFSFYSCKESDKKEVTTETKKEISDLSIYNLPSKWTTQDGKDIELKSLRGNVLVMVMIYTSCKAACPRLVADMRDIESKLEKKTKQHVKLILVSIDPKTDTPEKLKSFAIENKMNQDPWIFLRSSEENTREFATVLAVNYKQISPIDFSHSNIISVFNPEGELVFQQEGLGVNNEKTIETINLEATKI
- the nirK gene encoding copper-containing nitrite reductase — translated: MTEGEMDAELTSPPHVPKPVGNRTAMKLKLNMEIKEQEGTMTDGVKYTYWTFGGSVPGSFIRTRVGDEVEFHLKNHPDNKLPHNIDLHAVTGPGGGATSSLVAPGHEKVFSFKVINPGLYVYHCATAPVGMHIANGMYGLILVEPEGGLPPVDKEYYVMQGDFYTQGEYGAKGLQPFDMNKAVKETPDYVVFNGKVGSLTNGNELTAKVGETVRLFVGNGGPNLVSSFHVIGEIFDNVHVEGGSTVNKNVQTTLIPAGGAAIVDFKVETPGTFILVDHSIFRAFNKGALGMLKVEGKEDKNIYSGTIQEGIYLPEGGTIQKMPGATATKTTVPKRTVEEKVKIGKEIFGTTCFACHQSEGQGIPSTFPPLAKSDYLNADSKRAIKTILHGLTGEVTVNGKKYNNVMPAQNLSDDEIANVLTYIYNSWGNNKTEVTPEMVKALR